A window of the Tessaracoccus sp. MC1865 genome harbors these coding sequences:
- a CDS encoding exodeoxyribonuclease III, protein MRIATWNVNSAKQRMPRLLPWLEARRPDVVCLQETKLTDDAFTDLFTAPLAELGYEAAHHGLGGFNGVAVLSRVGMEDVERNFAGQPDYLGATEGRAISATCAGIRIHSLYVPNGRTVGSDHYAYKLEWLDALAAAVAAGPAEVALCGDMNVAPSDADVFDPSAYVGHTHVTPAERARIDAFRLVDVVRARWPEHERLFSYWDYRAGMFHQDLGMRIDLVLASQPVADRVAAAWVDRAARKGKAPSDHAPVIVDLDEAHDGDIGPVVPAPSNPKRVGRTRLPQSRD, encoded by the coding sequence GTGAGGATCGCCACCTGGAACGTCAACTCCGCCAAGCAACGGATGCCGCGGCTGCTGCCCTGGCTGGAGGCCCGCCGGCCCGATGTCGTCTGCCTGCAGGAAACCAAACTGACCGACGACGCCTTCACCGATCTCTTCACCGCACCCCTGGCCGAACTGGGCTACGAGGCGGCCCACCACGGGCTGGGCGGGTTCAACGGCGTCGCCGTGTTGTCCCGGGTGGGCATGGAGGACGTGGAGCGGAACTTCGCCGGCCAGCCTGACTACCTCGGCGCGACGGAGGGCCGGGCCATCAGCGCAACCTGCGCCGGCATCCGCATCCACAGCCTGTACGTGCCCAACGGCCGCACCGTGGGCTCAGACCACTACGCCTACAAGCTCGAGTGGCTCGACGCGCTGGCGGCCGCCGTCGCCGCAGGGCCTGCCGAGGTCGCACTGTGCGGCGACATGAACGTGGCGCCCAGCGACGCGGACGTGTTCGACCCCTCCGCCTACGTGGGACACACCCACGTGACCCCGGCTGAGCGTGCGCGGATCGACGCGTTCCGGCTGGTGGACGTCGTGCGGGCCCGCTGGCCCGAGCACGAGCGCCTCTTCAGCTACTGGGACTACCGCGCCGGGATGTTCCACCAGGACCTGGGCATGCGGATCGATCTGGTGCTCGCGTCCCAGCCGGTGGCGGACAGGGTCGCGGCCGCATGGGTGGACCGAGCCGCGCGGAAGGGCAAGGCACCCAGCGACCACGCCCCCGTCATCGTCGACCTCGACGAGGCCCACGACGGCGACATCGGCCCCGTGGTGCCCGCGCCGTCGAACCCGAAGCGTGTGGGCAGGACGAGGCTGCCCCAGTCG